The genomic segment GAAATACCCCAAATATTGTCACCGCCACAAGCATCTGCTGCCATTGCAGCTACCAAAGCTGAGTCAATACCACCTGACAAGCCGAGGCAAACCCCAGTGAAGTGATTTTTAGCCATGTAATCCTTCAAACCGAGCACACATGCTCGGTACACTTCTTCATCAGCGTCAAGCGTTGGACTGACAACGGAGAGCGGGATTGTGGAAACAGCACTCTCAACATCGCTGGTATTCAAAGGTAGGTGCCAGTAACTCAAATCCTCACAGAATTGTGGTGAATGTTCAAGTAGCTCGCCGGCAGCATCTACTACAAAACTACCTCCATCGAATACCAAATCATCTTGGCCACCAACCTGATTGAGATAGATCACAGGTGCATTCACTTCTTTTGCGCGACGGATAGCTAATTCTTGTCGCACATGTCCTTTGCCTTCTTCATATGGTGAACCATTAATAGTGAGCAACACGTCAATATGCTGTTGCGCCAGCTGTGCAACCGGTCCACCGTCCTGCCATATATCCTCACATATAGCCACTCCAACACGAGCCCCATGAATCTCAAGGACCACACACCGCTCCCCTGGTGTGAATATCCTGAATTCGTCAAAAACTCCATAATTGGGCAGGAAATGCTTGTCATAGCCAGCCCAGACCACACCATCATGTAGTACTACTAAACGATTTCTCGGCCGATCATGTTCTCGGTCTGTGCCAACAGTACCTACAATGACAAAAATCTCTGCAAGCCCTTCTCTCTTCAAGCGCTTTGCCAGATCATTCGCTGTCTGCCAGGCCGCCTTACGGAAGGTGGCACGGAATGCTAAATCCTCGATAGGATAGCCAGTAAGCGTCATTTCAGGAAATACGACTATCTGTGCACCCTGCTGTGAAGCAAGCCTGCTCTGCTCGAGAACTTTGTTAGCGTTGCCTGCGAGATCTCCCACACACGTGTCAATCTGGGCTAAGCCAAACAGAATTCCGGATGATGATGATTGTTGTTCACTGCTTGTCATAAATCCATCCTAAGCCCGATGCTGGAATCAGTATCTAAGACAACACTCGGCAAAATCAGTACCCTCACACGAGATTACTGTCGCAGCATTGGCAATATTCAACTCAAATACTGCAAGAGAATTTCAGCTGTCGAGGTATAAAAACCTACTGCGGTCGGTAAACAGTCATCTAATCCAAGGAATTTTGGACTATGCAAATTATGGTGCCCAGGCCGTCCGTTTGAACCTACGAATGCAAACACCGCTGGAATTTGATGTGCATAATCTGAGAAGTCTTCACCAGCCATGCTCGGTTGTATTTTTTGCAATGATGCATACTCTCCGACATGACTTGCTACCAGTGTGCTCAGTTGTGGATCTCCTACAAGCGGATTACTAATATCCTCCCAATCAACCTCTGCTGAAATACCGTATCCTTCACTGATACCAGCAATTTGTGCACGAAGACGGTCACGGAGAAGCACTTTATCTCCTTCCGTGAAGAATCTAGCTGTCCCCATAAAACCAGCTTCCGCGGGGACCACATTCCATACACTGCCCCCATGTACCTCGGTAATGGACAACACTGCAGAGTGAAACGGCGAAGCGTTTCTGCTCACAATAGTTTGCGTAGACAACATCATCGTAGCCATTGCTTCCATAGGGCCTGTTCCCTTATGTGGATATCCGGCATGTGTGCCTTCGGCGTGCAACTTGACTGCAAAGCGAGCACAGCCAGCCATCATAGGTTCCGTACCAATCGCAATTTGACCTGGGAGATAGTCAGGATTGTTGTGGATCCCTGCAATTGCTTGCACACCCTCGAGCGCTCCGGCTCTCATCACGGCCTGCGCACCTTTACCAATCTCTTCAGCTGGCTGGAATATCAGGTCAATAGTGCCTTGCAATGATTCGCGTCTGCTATATAGATCGAAGGCAGCTCCTAGTAAAGCTGTCATATGAAGGTCATGACCGCAAGCGTGCATATACCCTATATTCAAAGAATGATCAGGATATGAGGATTCTTCGACAACCGGTAAACCGTCAATGTCAGCTCGTAATGCAATATGCGGCCCTGGCCTTCTGCCTGTGATACGAGCAAATACACCAGTGTCGAGATTCACTCTGCGCAACTCAATACCGTGGTCATCCAACTGCTGCCTGAGGTAGGCACTAGTGTCGTATTCTTTGAATGCCAACTCAGGATGTTGATGAAGATATTTGCGAATCCCCAATAACTCCGCCATATTAGAGGAGTTGTAGTCTCCCCTATCAGCATTCTCAAGATATTCCCTGCTCATTGTTGCTCCTCTATCTACTGACCTGATCTCTTTAAGGGATTGTTGCACGAAGTTGTGCCCCTTCTGCTTATGCCCCTTTTACTTATTGCTTCGACATTACCTGTTATGCGTCTTTGGTAGGTAAATGTCCGTAGATGACGGCTGATAATCTCGATATATCAGGTGACAACGTCAACCCAAGGAGCAGCAGCATGGTCGCTCATGTGAACACCAACTCACCTATACAGGCAGCATTTTTCGATATTGATGGCACACTCACGAGTTTTAATACGCATTCCGTACCAGCTTCGACCATAATCGCCTTGGGAGATCTCAAAGCCAGAGGAGTGAAGATTTTTATCTGCACTGGTCGAGCTCCTTCCCAACTGCATGCAGCGCAGCGGATGATACCTGTTGAATTCGATGGATACATCACGTTGAATGGCCAATATTGCTATGACGCTAGCGGATTTGTAAATGAGCTGACTCTGGATCAGGAAGATATCCGTCTATTTATTGATTATCTCCACAACCACCCCACTCTTGTGAGTAGTTTCGCAGAGGTGGACTACACCTACTTCAATCAGGACACCCAAACCTTACGAGATGCATGGGCTGTATTAGGTAAGAGCGCACCGGATGTTCAAGTAGACAATGTGGAACGTGCATTGCAGCATCCGACGTATCAGATGAGCCCTTTCATTCATATCGAGCAGGAGCAGGAAATCGTCAGCAAATTGCCACACACCACCGGCGTGCGTTGGCACAGGGCTTTCACGGATTTGATTCCTGCTAA from the Bifidobacterium sp. genome contains:
- a CDS encoding NAD+ synthase, yielding MTSSEQQSSSSGILFGLAQIDTCVGDLAGNANKVLEQSRLASQQGAQIVVFPEMTLTGYPIEDLAFRATFRKAAWQTANDLAKRLKREGLAEIFVIVGTVGTDREHDRPRNRLVVLHDGVVWAGYDKHFLPNYGVFDEFRIFTPGERCVVLEIHGARVGVAICEDIWQDGGPVAQLAQQHIDVLLTINGSPYEEGKGHVRQELAIRRAKEVNAPVIYLNQVGGQDDLVFDGGSFVVDAAGELLEHSPQFCEDLSYWHLPLNTSDVESAVSTIPLSVVSPTLDADEEVYRACVLGLKDYMAKNHFTGVCLGLSGGIDSALVAAMAADACGGDNIWGISMPSMYSSLGSKDDAADLAKYLGAHYEIQPVEPLFNAYQQQLHLEGVAAENLQARIRGVIVMAYSNAKGLLALATGNKSELACGYSTIYGDAVGGYAPIKDLLKVRVWDLARWRNRWADEHGEQPPIPENSIRKPPSAELRPGQQDSDSLPEYELLDQVLAAYIEHAHGRSDLLADGFDPETVDTVMRLVDRAEWKRRQYPMGPKVTALAFGRDRRLPVTNAFRE
- a CDS encoding M20 metallopeptidase family protein, whose product is MSREYLENADRGDYNSSNMAELLGIRKYLHQHPELAFKEYDTSAYLRQQLDDHGIELRRVNLDTGVFARITGRRPGPHIALRADIDGLPVVEESSYPDHSLNIGYMHACGHDLHMTALLGAAFDLYSRRESLQGTIDLIFQPAEEIGKGAQAVMRAGALEGVQAIAGIHNNPDYLPGQIAIGTEPMMAGCARFAVKLHAEGTHAGYPHKGTGPMEAMATMMLSTQTIVSRNASPFHSAVLSITEVHGGSVWNVVPAEAGFMGTARFFTEGDKVLLRDRLRAQIAGISEGYGISAEVDWEDISNPLVGDPQLSTLVASHVGEYASLQKIQPSMAGEDFSDYAHQIPAVFAFVGSNGRPGHHNLHSPKFLGLDDCLPTAVGFYTSTAEILLQYLS
- a CDS encoding Cof-type HAD-IIB family hydrolase, with product MVAHVNTNSPIQAAFFDIDGTLTSFNTHSVPASTIIALGDLKARGVKIFICTGRAPSQLHAAQRMIPVEFDGYITLNGQYCYDASGFVNELTLDQEDIRLFIDYLHNHPTLVSSFAEVDYTYFNQDTQTLRDAWAVLGKSAPDVQVDNVERALQHPTYQMSPFIHIEQEQEIVSKLPHTTGVRWHRAFTDLIPANGGKSRGIQCFIEHLGLKASETIAFGDGGNDASMLAFAGIGVAMGGATPNAKASADYITTEVDDDGILNALRHFHVL